The Nicotiana sylvestris chromosome 6, ASM39365v2, whole genome shotgun sequence genomic sequence ttaagggtaaaataggtaAAATGAAAGAGTGTAAAGTTGATTATttccaattttaaaaatatgtcattctttttggaacggactaataaggaaagtgtTATCTAAATTGAAACAGGGAAAATCTTTTTTGTGAGGAAGTATGAATTGATTTCTATGTTCTTGGTCCTTTCATGAAAAATAGGAGCTGACAATACAAAGTGCAACTCAATCATCATAAGTGAGAATAATCTGATTTAATTTTCCAGTTTCAAATCTTGGAATAGTTGTTTGATCCATTTGGGTTCGAGTCTGTCTCGCGCAAGCTGTATCTATAGAGCAAATAATCTATTCTGGTATCCTTCTAAAATGGCCTTTGCTAATTAGCTGATTTTATGTATCTAAGAATGCGAACTACTACATTTCAATAAGCATCACATGGATAACTCAGGAGAAGCCTCCCCTGTCCTGGTAGAAGCTTGACCTTCGAGTCCAGTGGAGTGATTCATCCCCCATAACTCCTTTTAATTCCTGAGAATTGAGATGTAGGAGAAGAATTTCTCGAGAACAAAAAGAGTAATTGGAAGTAGGAAAGCATATGTCTTACGCTTAGCAGTTTTTATAGATATTTTATACATTCCGAATAGTACATTATTTTGATGAGGACACTATCACAAATGCATACATATTTTACACGTGTGACAATGTCTCACCAATAAAGTCTTTTATGAAttaaaaggtacatgctaatttgtGGGTAAACTATATGTTCTTCAATATGGCTCTAAGCTCCCCCCACTTGGTATTTTTATGCATGTGTCCAAGTTTTGTTGAATTTTTTTATCGTGTATTATAATTGTACTAGTTTCTGAAGTGATCCTTCCTCAGTAGAGGACTAAAATTTTTTATTTCCTACCCAGCAaataatatttctttcttaaaatgaAATCATCAGGTAAGCACTGCTTGGAGCATAAGGGTGGTAACTGAACTGGTACAGACATTGCCCTTGAGATTTATGGTTGAATGGCTGTTACCTCTGAAGAACTTACTCAGGAGAACCCAACCGACAGATTTCCTTTGCTCATGGAGCAAGCAGAAAGTCATGAGAGGAATGAACATGTTATTGATGTAGAACAAGGAGGTGGTCCCTCATCATCAGGTTCATCTGATAATGATTCTCCTCGTGACTTGGAAATGCCCAGCCATGAAGATAGATCACCTGGTCGACATTCTTCATCTTCGTCCAATGATTCAAATTCTCAAAGCCCTTCAATTGCAAGGAGAGGTGAAGGTTCTGATCGTCGTTGGAGCCCATTTAATACCCTGTTGTGGCTTTCCATTGAGCTAGTATTCACCTTAGGACAGATTGTTGCAGCGATTGTTGTTTTATCCTTGTCAAGAGGGGAAAACCCAGAAACCCCATTATTTGCTTGGGTTGTAGGTTATGCAACTGGATGTGCAGCAAGCCTCCCTTTACTGTACTGGCGGTATCTTCACCGTTACCGAGCCACTGATCGGAGGTCAGCTCAATTGCGTCAAGGTTCCCCCCAAGTCAATTCCACTGCAGAGCCAAACTCTTATATTACTATCTCATTGACTCGGTCCTCAgatgaggaagatggtagaaacaCATCTACAGAAATTTTGACCAGGCAAAGCAATGCAAGGTAATTATATGCTTATTACTCTTTTTCATgtgttttcttctttatttttgctGTTGGGTACAACTAACCCAAAACACAACTAAACGTGTTCACTAATTCAGGATGCAGTCAGTTGTTGCCTTAAGAAACCTCATTAGTTAGATTGTACGAGTTTCGGCTAGATGATTTTTTAGGTACAACTGCTTCATGCTTTATAAGAGTAACTTAGAAAATTTATTGTTTTTTTCATAACCTTCTCTCCAATTTCTTTAATATGATATAATAAAAGGCGTCTCCAAGCATTCTTCAGTTTTTCCGTATTCCAAATCTTTGCACAGCCATATAGAGATTCTCACAGAAATGTAGTCTGTGTTTGAAAATGATATCTGCATTTTACGAACCAGTGTATCCTCAGTACTATGATATTGGATTCTGTCTTATATCATGGATAGTCTTGTTGACCATGCATTGATGTTTCTTTTCCCAGACTTGGTTCACTGGTAGATCATTTCAAGATGGCCTTGGATTGCTTCTTTGCAGTGTGGTTTGTCGTTGGCAACGTTTGGATCTTTGGGGGGCACTCATCTTCTTCTGACGCTCCCAATTTGTACAGGTCCAGTTGTTTCCTTTTTATTTATTCTTCCTTTCCCACACTGGTATCACCGAAACTAACATTAGATCCATACTTTGCAGATTATGTATAGCTTTTCTTACCATTAGTTGCATTGGATACGCTATGCCTTTCATCTTGTGTGCAATGATATGTTGCTGCCTGCCTTGTATAATTTCAATCCTTGGTGT encodes the following:
- the LOC104212870 gene encoding E3 ubiquitin-protein ligase At1g63170-like: MAVTSEELTQENPTDRFPLLMEQAESHERNEHVIDVEQGGGPSSSGSSDNDSPRDLEMPSHEDRSPGRHSSSSSNDSNSQSPSIARRGEGSDRRWSPFNTLLWLSIELVFTLGQIVAAIVVLSLSRGENPETPLFAWVVGYATGCAASLPLLYWRYLHRYRATDRRSAQLRQGSPQVNSTAEPNSYITISLTRSSDEEDGRNTSTEILTRQSNARLGSLVDHFKMALDCFFAVWFVVGNVWIFGGHSSSSDAPNLYRLCIAFLTISCIGYAMPFILCAMICCCLPCIISILGVRENMHGVRGATEESINALPTYKYRAKTNGNKNSEGEEGGFIATGTEKERAISGEDAVCCICLTKYEDNDELRELPCSHFFHTQCVDKWLKINASCPLCKSEIGIKDTNEEPLQQS